DNA sequence from the Thermoanaerobaculia bacterium genome:
CCGCCGCGTCATCGAGGCGGTCGAGCAGATGGGCCTCAAGGCGACGCCGATCCCGGGGGCGCAGCGCGTCGCGATCGGGATCACCGGCAACCGCGGCACCGTCGATCCGACCGGGCTCGAGAACCTGCCGGGCGTCCTCGAGATCATCCCGGTCTCGGCGCCCTACAAGCTCGTCTCCCGGGAGACCAAGAGCGAGCGGAGCGTCGTGACGATCGGCGGCGTCGAGATCGGAGGGGACCGTCT
Encoded proteins:
- a CDS encoding 3-deoxy-7-phosphoheptulonate synthase, with translation MLIVMDSRADADAVRRVIEAVEQMGLKATPIPGAQRVAIGITGNRGTVDPTGLENLPGVLEIIPVSAPYKLVSRETKSERSVVTIGGVEIGGDRLVVGAGPCAVESEEQTLEIARCVKAAGAVLFRGGAYKPRTSPYSFQGLGLAGLKILAKARAE